In Geobacter anodireducens, a genomic segment contains:
- a CDS encoding branched-chain amino acid ABC transporter permease, with product MGESLQSILNLVDPYTLQILVNIGIAIVLALGLNVITGITGQLSLGHAAFMSIGAFTSAVITLRTGLPFSANLLLSGLATAFVGAAIGYPILRLTGDYLAICTLGFAEIVKVVFLNLDITNKALGLSVPPARSPIPMPIIVWVVAILAIIFVSFMKESRFGRALKAIRDDEIAAEAMGINIARYKVQSFAVGSFLAGVGGCLYAHFLSYINPSDFGFLKSVDILSMVVLGGLGSIAGTVFGASILAAAPEFLRFMSQYRMLVYGGLLVFLMVFRPNGLLGGINFTDLVLRAIGRKPATAEVNERHRK from the coding sequence ATGGGAGAGTCCCTGCAGAGCATCCTCAACCTGGTTGACCCGTATACCCTCCAGATCCTGGTGAACATCGGGATCGCCATCGTCCTGGCCCTGGGGCTCAACGTCATTACCGGCATCACCGGACAGCTCTCGCTGGGGCACGCGGCGTTCATGAGCATCGGAGCCTTCACCAGTGCCGTGATAACCCTGCGCACGGGGCTTCCCTTCAGCGCCAACCTCCTTCTCTCCGGACTGGCAACAGCCTTTGTCGGCGCTGCCATCGGCTATCCCATCCTCCGGCTCACCGGCGACTATCTGGCCATCTGCACCCTCGGTTTCGCCGAGATCGTCAAGGTTGTCTTTCTCAACCTCGACATCACCAACAAGGCCCTGGGATTGTCGGTTCCACCGGCCCGATCGCCGATCCCGATGCCGATCATTGTCTGGGTGGTGGCTATCCTTGCAATCATTTTCGTCAGCTTCATGAAAGAGTCGCGCTTCGGCCGGGCCCTTAAGGCGATCCGCGACGACGAGATCGCCGCCGAGGCCATGGGCATCAACATCGCCCGCTACAAGGTCCAGTCCTTTGCCGTCGGTTCCTTCCTGGCCGGGGTGGGGGGATGCCTGTACGCCCATTTTCTCAGTTACATCAACCCGTCTGATTTCGGCTTCCTCAAGTCGGTCGACATCCTGAGCATGGTCGTGCTCGGGGGGCTCGGCAGCATCGCCGGCACCGTGTTCGGGGCATCCATCCTGGCGGCGGCACCGGAGTTCCTCCGCTTCATGTCCCAGTACCGGATGCTCGTCTACGGCGGATTGCTCGTCTTTCTCATGGTCTTCCGTCCCAACGGCCTGCTCGGCGGGATCAACTTCACCGACCTGGTGCTGCGGGCCATCGGCCGCAAGCCTGCCACGGCGGAAGTCAACGAACGGCATAGAAAATAA
- a CDS encoding ABC transporter ATP-binding protein, with product MLVVENLSVNYGAIKALVNVSCRVDQGEIVALIGANGAGKTTILNTISSVVPAAAGRVLFEGEDITRTAPHEIVKKGVCQVPEGRRVFAKMSVLENLEMGAYIRSDKKGIAQEMERIFHLFPRLAERKKQLAKTLSGGEQQMLAMGRALMSRPRLLLLDEPSMGLAPMLVEKIFEIIGEINGTGTTIMLVEQNAHMALSIAHRAYVLETGHIVLEGPAGELAENPEVRKAYLGE from the coding sequence ATGCTCGTCGTTGAAAACCTTTCCGTCAACTATGGGGCCATCAAGGCCCTCGTTAATGTTTCCTGCCGGGTCGACCAGGGTGAGATCGTTGCCCTCATCGGCGCCAACGGCGCTGGCAAGACTACCATTCTGAACACCATCTCCAGTGTCGTGCCGGCGGCTGCCGGCCGGGTCCTGTTCGAGGGTGAAGACATCACCAGAACCGCCCCCCACGAGATCGTCAAGAAGGGGGTGTGCCAGGTACCCGAGGGGCGCCGCGTCTTCGCCAAGATGAGTGTGCTGGAAAACCTGGAGATGGGTGCCTACATCCGGTCCGACAAGAAGGGCATCGCCCAGGAGATGGAGCGGATATTTCACCTTTTCCCCCGCTTGGCCGAGCGGAAGAAGCAGCTCGCCAAGACCCTTTCCGGCGGGGAGCAGCAGATGCTCGCCATGGGGCGGGCCCTCATGTCCCGGCCCCGGCTCCTGCTCCTGGACGAACCCTCCATGGGGCTCGCGCCGATGCTTGTGGAAAAGATCTTCGAGATCATCGGCGAGATCAACGGGACCGGCACCACCATCATGCTCGTGGAGCAGAACGCCCACATGGCCCTTTCCATCGCCCACCGCGCCTATGTGCTGGAGACCGGCCACATCGTCCTCGAAGGGCCGGCCGGGGAACTGGCGGAAAACCCCGAGGTGAGAAAGGCATACCTGGGAGAATAG
- a CDS encoding ABC transporter ATP-binding protein, with translation MSLLKLDNVTIRFGGLVAVDSVNLTVEQGEILALIGPNGAGKSTLFNLITGIYSPTAGSISFKGATISGQKTHRIAAAGIGRTFQNIRLFPGLSVLENVLIGSHTRGKWDLAGSILKLAPWVRREEGELVEWAIECLKQVDLAHRAYEPSTSLPYGEQRRLEIARALAIKPDLILLDEPAAGMNPQEKQVLLEMVRKIRAAGITVFLVEHDMKFVMGLSDRIAVLDYGVKIAEGKPEAVRANPQVIEAYLGKAAVH, from the coding sequence ATGTCGCTTTTGAAACTCGATAACGTGACCATCCGCTTCGGCGGGCTGGTGGCCGTCGACAGCGTCAACCTGACGGTGGAGCAGGGAGAGATCCTGGCACTCATCGGTCCCAACGGTGCCGGCAAGAGCACCCTGTTCAACCTCATTACCGGTATCTATTCGCCGACAGCGGGGAGCATCTCTTTCAAGGGTGCTACCATCAGCGGCCAGAAGACCCACCGGATCGCCGCCGCCGGCATTGGCCGCACCTTTCAGAACATCCGGCTGTTCCCCGGACTGTCGGTTCTGGAGAACGTCCTGATCGGCTCCCACACCCGCGGGAAATGGGATCTGGCCGGTTCCATCCTGAAGCTGGCGCCCTGGGTGCGGCGCGAAGAGGGGGAGCTTGTCGAATGGGCCATTGAATGCCTCAAGCAGGTCGATCTGGCGCATCGGGCCTATGAACCGTCCACGAGCCTTCCCTATGGCGAGCAGCGCCGCCTGGAGATTGCCCGTGCCCTGGCGATAAAGCCCGACCTGATCCTGCTGGACGAGCCGGCCGCCGGCATGAACCCCCAGGAAAAGCAGGTCCTGCTGGAGATGGTGCGGAAGATCCGCGCCGCAGGCATCACGGTCTTCCTTGTGGAGCACGACATGAAGTTCGTCATGGGGCTGTCCGACCGGATCGCCGTGCTCGATTACGGGGTCAAGATCGCCGAGGGAAAACCTGAAGCGGTCCGGGCCAACCCGCAGGTCATCGAGGCGTACCTCGGCAAGGCGGCCGTCCACTAG